A stretch of the Bacillus anthracis str. Vollum genome encodes the following:
- a CDS encoding DUF3189 family protein encodes MIFIYTDFGGTHSTALAAAYHLNKLPTDRKLTKEEILNVDYFNKLKTEDMGKIIFHGIDENSNPVYTIGCGASKVVVPAMKHLGEILQKHYQSHEKIIFSNTSPTVPLPMTFGGLFSRRFHIDFIGVPLLIWGAKLSCDNVQRLVSYTKEAGRLTNDYVVILDNETFK; translated from the coding sequence ATGATATTCATTTACACGGATTTCGGTGGAACACATTCAACTGCACTCGCTGCAGCTTATCATTTAAATAAATTACCTACGGATCGTAAACTAACAAAAGAAGAAATATTAAATGTAGATTACTTTAATAAATTGAAAACCGAAGATATGGGGAAAATTATTTTTCATGGAATAGATGAAAATAGTAATCCGGTTTATACGATTGGATGTGGTGCATCAAAAGTCGTTGTACCTGCGATGAAACATTTAGGAGAGATCCTGCAAAAACATTATCAAAGTCATGAAAAGATTATTTTTTCTAATACATCACCAACAGTGCCTTTACCAATGACTTTTGGCGGTCTGTTTTCTAGAAGATTTCATATTGACTTTATCGGTGTACCACTACTTATATGGGGTGCAAAACTTAGTTGCGATAACGTACAAAGACTTGTTAGTTATACGAAAGAAGCCGGGCGATTAACAAATGATTATGTTGTGATTTTAGATAATGAAACTTTTAAATAA
- a CDS encoding GNAT family N-acetyltransferase, protein MNFKKLLIDNFTYKTSYIARQAQGMNVKETKGYIAVDCGLPADTFNIITLLNNNVTENIEKLYKEVVYYNQKKCPMSVWFWDEKLEGNIKNELIKLGLKETEQNTAMVANLHTILPTINMPEGFTIQKASSLGQIKKFGEALASLFGTSEEGQYVQAFYNQTASAHLWNSENMKLYLGFYKDEVVSVGSLVCTLDSIGIYDIATKEEMRGKGFGSTMFNYLLQEAKELNVAQCVLQASPDGVNIYKKAGFQSVGQMTVFENRHLFE, encoded by the coding sequence ATGAATTTTAAAAAGTTACTAATAGATAATTTTACATATAAAACTTCATATATTGCGCGGCAGGCACAGGGAATGAATGTAAAAGAAACGAAGGGTTACATTGCTGTCGACTGTGGTTTACCTGCAGATACTTTTAATATCATTACTTTACTAAACAATAATGTAACGGAAAATATCGAGAAATTATATAAGGAGGTAGTATACTATAATCAAAAGAAATGTCCAATGAGTGTTTGGTTTTGGGACGAGAAGCTAGAGGGGAATATAAAGAATGAATTAATAAAGCTTGGATTAAAAGAAACAGAACAAAATACCGCGATGGTAGCAAACTTACATACAATACTTCCAACAATAAACATGCCAGAAGGTTTTACGATACAAAAAGCATCTTCTTTAGGACAAATTAAAAAGTTTGGAGAAGCGTTAGCTAGTCTATTTGGTACATCAGAGGAAGGGCAATATGTACAAGCATTCTACAATCAAACTGCTTCTGCCCATTTATGGAATAGTGAAAATATGAAACTGTACTTAGGGTTTTATAAAGATGAAGTCGTATCGGTTGGTTCATTAGTATGTACACTAGATAGTATTGGTATTTATGATATAGCAACGAAAGAAGAAATGAGAGGAAAAGGATTTGGTTCTACTATGTTTAATTACTTGCTGCAAGAAGCAAAGGAATTAAACGTTGCTCAATGCGTATTACAAGCTTCACCTGATGGGGTTAATATTTATAAAAAGGCTGGTTTTCAATCTGTTGGACAAATGACGGTATTTGAAAATCGACATTTATTTGAATAA
- a CDS encoding helix-turn-helix transcriptional regulator, whose amino-acid sequence MPKIDNMLAILWMLRSGKKITAKQTSEKLEINVRTVYRYIDTISTSGVPIISEPGHNGGYTLLNNFIEAPLFFDFEEQTSLYHAAVFAEEAGYYGGEALNRAISKLSKYSNQEQETKINQHLTSLEVISRLSPLSIETFLKELEQAVADGYSVKILYHKSGEKQLNYRLVDPYRIIYWNNKWYVIGFCHLRNDIRSFRVDRIESLMQTENKFNQPEDFSASDFFIKSLLPTIEDKESIISLVINGDKSVLADICQHWFLGHYLQERTSNQAVFLLDKDMIHKYVPYLLLPYNKSIKVIEPISLKNRIIEVLSELIKFHQV is encoded by the coding sequence ATGCCTAAAATTGACAATATGCTAGCAATTCTATGGATGCTTCGTTCAGGTAAAAAAATTACTGCAAAGCAAACTTCAGAAAAGTTAGAGATAAATGTAAGGACTGTGTATCGTTATATTGATACAATTTCAACTAGTGGCGTACCTATAATTTCAGAACCAGGACATAACGGTGGATACACTTTATTGAACAATTTTATAGAGGCTCCTCTTTTTTTTGATTTTGAGGAGCAAACTTCACTATATCACGCTGCTGTTTTTGCAGAAGAAGCCGGATATTATGGAGGTGAAGCATTAAATAGGGCCATTTCAAAACTAAGTAAATACTCAAATCAAGAGCAGGAAACAAAGATAAACCAACATTTAACTAGTCTTGAAGTAATAAGTCGATTAAGTCCACTCTCTATAGAAACTTTTTTGAAGGAGTTGGAGCAGGCCGTAGCTGACGGGTACTCAGTAAAAATTCTTTACCATAAAAGTGGTGAAAAGCAATTAAATTATAGATTGGTCGATCCATACAGAATTATCTATTGGAATAATAAGTGGTATGTGATTGGATTTTGTCATCTTAGGAATGATATCCGTAGTTTTAGAGTAGATCGAATTGAAAGTCTAATGCAAACCGAAAATAAGTTTAACCAGCCAGAAGATTTTTCAGCAAGTGACTTTTTTATAAAAAGTCTTCTTCCAACTATAGAAGATAAGGAAAGTATTATTTCTTTGGTTATTAATGGGGATAAAAGTGTATTGGCTGATATTTGCCAACATTGGTTTTTAGGACATTATTTACAAGAACGAACTTCAAATCAAGCAGTTTTTCTTCTGGACAAAGATATGATACATAAATATGTACCTTATTTACTTTTACCGTACAATAAATCTATCAAAGTTATTGAGCCAATAAGTCTGAAGAATAGAATTATTGAAGTTCTATCTGAATTAATAAAATTTCACCAAGTATGA
- a CDS encoding DegV family protein, whose amino-acid sequence MKRVAWITDSTTASFTTEGDNFVIPIEVIIDGVSYKDCEEGVRERVYNALNEGKTVTTSQPNIGEMVELFSKCKEEYEEGFAVAISGKVSGTYQNMKLAAEMAGFPLTVLDSETTSYPMDELIRKAKSLYNDGMTLQDIHKTLVDEKRRPFHVFPKSLKGLYASGRVKGVQFLLGSLLSVNLILEVKGGELLLEKKVRKIQKCREYIKNELEKELPKVLHMFHANDKDGAEEWIADIRQAFPEMDFKLYPLPISFAVHAGEGTIAISY is encoded by the coding sequence ATGAAGCGTGTTGCTTGGATTACTGATAGTACAACTGCGAGTTTTACAACAGAAGGAGATAACTTTGTTATCCCAATTGAAGTTATTATTGATGGTGTGTCGTACAAAGATTGTGAAGAAGGTGTGCGTGAGCGCGTTTATAATGCTTTAAACGAAGGTAAAACTGTCACTACATCACAGCCTAACATAGGGGAAATGGTAGAATTATTTTCGAAATGCAAAGAAGAATATGAAGAGGGATTTGCAGTTGCTATTAGCGGAAAAGTAAGTGGAACCTATCAAAACATGAAGTTAGCTGCAGAAATGGCAGGTTTCCCATTAACGGTATTAGATAGTGAAACAACAAGTTATCCAATGGATGAACTAATTAGAAAAGCGAAATCGTTATACAATGATGGTATGACTTTACAAGATATACACAAAACATTAGTAGATGAAAAAAGAAGACCTTTCCATGTATTCCCGAAGAGTTTAAAAGGTCTTTACGCAAGTGGACGTGTAAAGGGAGTTCAATTTTTACTTGGAAGTTTATTAAGTGTTAACTTAATATTAGAAGTAAAAGGCGGAGAACTTTTACTTGAAAAGAAAGTTCGTAAAATCCAAAAATGTCGAGAATACATTAAAAATGAACTTGAAAAAGAATTACCAAAAGTACTTCACATGTTCCATGCTAACGATAAAGATGGAGCTGAAGAATGGATTGCAGATATTAGACAAGCATTCCCTGAAATGGATTTCAAATTATATCCATTACCAATTTCATTTGCGGTACATGCAGGTGAAGGTACAATAGCAATTAGTTATTAA
- a CDS encoding DJ-1/PfpI family protein yields the protein MKIAIVCFDNFTDIDVFLPWDLLNRVRLVGGISDWDVQLLGTKETHISMSGLRIPMTGSISDLPSADAVIFASGKGIQDLYKNQQYINSIHIDPQKQLIGSMCSGSLLLGAKKLLTGKKATTYPSAVEQLKEFGVDVIEKSFVNEGNISTAAGCFAAQELSAWIIRTLINEEMVEIVLETVQPVGKGLYF from the coding sequence ATGAAAATTGCAATCGTCTGTTTCGATAACTTTACTGATATAGATGTTTTTCTACCATGGGATTTATTAAATCGTGTACGTTTAGTCGGCGGTATTTCTGATTGGGATGTCCAGCTTTTAGGAACGAAAGAAACTCATATATCCATGTCTGGCTTGCGCATTCCCATGACAGGAAGTATCTCTGATCTTCCTTCTGCTGACGCTGTAATATTTGCAAGCGGTAAAGGTATACAAGATTTATATAAAAATCAACAATATATTAATAGCATTCACATAGATCCTCAAAAACAATTAATAGGATCTATGTGTTCTGGTTCACTACTATTAGGAGCTAAAAAATTGCTAACAGGCAAAAAAGCAACTACATATCCATCTGCAGTAGAACAACTTAAAGAATTTGGTGTAGACGTTATTGAAAAAAGTTTCGTAAACGAAGGAAACATTTCAACTGCTGCGGGTTGTTTTGCTGCTCAAGAACTCTCAGCTTGGATTATAAGAACTCTAATTAATGAAGAAATGGTTGAAATCGTACTAGAAACTGTTCAGCCAGTAGGCAAAGGTTTATATTTTTAA
- a CDS encoding serine hydrolase domain-containing protein: MKTCSKITCASLSLLIAGSSLLYITPASIVKAEPTQNVSSSLQTSNQSDRTSVKKAMRDSLQLGYPGILAQISKGGKNWSYAAGIADLRTKKQMKTDFRFRIGSTTKTFIATVLLQLAGENRLNLDDSIEKWLPGVIQGNGYDANQITIRQILNHTSGIAEYLKSKDYDIMDTKKLYTAEELVKMGISLPPDFAPGKGWSYSNTGYVILGILIEKVTGNSYAEEVENRIVEPLELSNTFLPGNSTVIPGTKHARGYERYDGESELKDVTYSYPGSSDGDMISTADDLNKFFSYLLSGKLLKEQQLKQMLTTVPTGIAEIGRYGLGIYETKLPNGVSIWGHAGASPGFSTFAGGTLGGKHTVAINLNGHETSYSPSDPFKNILLAEFSK, encoded by the coding sequence ATGAAAACATGCAGTAAAATTACATGTGCAAGTCTATCACTTTTAATAGCTGGAAGTTCCCTGTTATACATAACACCAGCCTCAATTGTAAAAGCAGAACCCACGCAAAATGTATCTAGTTCGTTACAAACAAGTAATCAAAGCGATCGTACTTCCGTTAAGAAAGCAATGCGGGATTCACTCCAACTTGGATACCCTGGAATACTCGCTCAAATTTCTAAGGGTGGTAAAAATTGGAGCTATGCGGCCGGGATAGCGGATCTGAGAACCAAGAAGCAGATGAAAACAGATTTTCGCTTTCGTATTGGCAGTACGACGAAGACATTCATTGCAACAGTTCTACTTCAATTGGCTGGAGAGAACCGCTTGAATCTAGATGACTCCATCGAAAAATGGCTACCTGGCGTCATTCAAGGAAACGGATATGATGCTAACCAGATTACGATTCGGCAAATATTGAATCATACAAGTGGGATTGCTGAATACTTAAAGTCAAAAGACTATGATATTATGGATACAAAAAAATTGTATACGGCTGAAGAATTAGTAAAGATGGGAATTTCTCTTCCACCAGACTTTGCTCCAGGTAAGGGCTGGTCTTATTCAAACACAGGATACGTAATACTGGGTATCCTTATTGAAAAAGTAACTGGAAACAGCTATGCGGAAGAGGTTGAAAATCGGATTGTTGAACCGCTCGAATTGTCGAATACATTCCTACCTGGTAATTCAACTGTTATTCCAGGTACCAAACATGCCCGTGGATATGAAAGATATGACGGAGAAAGTGAGCTAAAAGACGTTACTTATTCTTACCCAGGTAGCTCGGATGGAGATATGATTTCCACTGCTGACGACTTAAACAAATTCTTCTCTTACTTACTCAGTGGCAAATTACTGAAGGAACAGCAACTAAAACAAATGCTTACTACAGTTCCTACAGGAATTGCTGAAATCGGCAGATATGGTCTTGGAATCTATGAAACTAAACTTCCAAACGGTGTCTCGATATGGGGACACGCAGGTGCCTCTCCAGGGTTTTCTACTTTTGCTGGAGGCACACTTGGAGGCAAGCATACAGTAGCCATCAATTTGAATGGCCATGAAACTAGTTATAGTCCTTCTGATCCTTTTAAAAATATTTTACTTGCTGAATTTAGCAAGTAG
- a CDS encoding type 1 glutamine amidotransferase family protein: protein MQTKKAFLYVFNTMSDWEYGYLIAELNSGRYFKKDLAPLKVITVGANKEMITTMGGLRIKPDISLDECTLESKDLLILPGGTTWSEEIHQPILERIGQALKIGTIVAAICGATDALANMGYLDTRKHTSNNLEYTKMVCPNYKGEKFYELGPAVSDANLVTASGIAPLEFAMEVLKKIDVFTLDALHSWYNLNKTHKPEYFFQLMNSINK from the coding sequence ATGCAAACAAAAAAAGCTTTTCTATATGTATTTAATACAATGTCAGACTGGGAATATGGATATTTAATTGCTGAACTAAACTCAGGAAGATATTTCAAAAAAGATTTAGCACCTTTAAAAGTAATTACAGTAGGAGCTAATAAAGAAATGATAACTACTATGGGAGGACTGAGGATAAAACCAGATATTTCCCTTGATGAATGTACTCTTGAGAGTAAAGATCTTTTAATTTTACCAGGAGGGACTACTTGGAGTGAAGAAATTCATCAACCTATTTTAGAAAGAATTGGCCAAGCTTTAAAGATTGGCACTATTGTTGCTGCAATTTGTGGTGCAACTGATGCCCTCGCGAATATGGGATACTTGGATACTAGAAAGCATACAAGTAATAACTTAGAATATACTAAAATGGTATGTCCTAACTATAAAGGAGAAAAGTTCTATGAGTTGGGACCTGCGGTATCTGATGCGAATTTAGTTACTGCATCAGGAATAGCTCCTCTGGAATTTGCAATGGAGGTACTGAAAAAAATAGATGTATTTACACTAGATGCATTACATTCATGGTATAACCTAAATAAAACTCATAAACCTGAATACTTCTTCCAGTTAATGAATTCAATAAATAAATGA
- a CDS encoding DUF2306 domain-containing protein — protein MSIFNILLTIHILFGTICLITGILAMVAQKKKGKHTEWGEIYHASYVVITLTAIILSIINWDKIAYLFYVAIFSYAFAIYGYLARKKRWKNWLHHHIRGMLGSYIGAVTALLVNIGIHIPIINLLPPIWFWFLPTLIGIPLVASVSKNIKSVVKIHYNFVTF, from the coding sequence ATGAGCATTTTTAACATTCTTTTAACCATCCACATATTATTTGGAACAATATGCTTAATTACCGGTATTTTAGCGATGGTTGCACAAAAGAAGAAAGGAAAACATACGGAATGGGGTGAAATATATCATGCATCCTATGTGGTCATCACCCTTACTGCAATTATATTATCCATTATAAACTGGGATAAAATCGCATATTTATTTTATGTAGCAATTTTCTCTTATGCTTTTGCGATTTATGGCTACCTTGCACGAAAAAAACGTTGGAAAAATTGGCTTCATCACCATATTAGAGGTATGTTAGGTTCTTATATTGGTGCCGTTACCGCGTTATTAGTAAACATCGGTATTCATATTCCTATTATTAATTTATTGCCGCCTATATGGTTTTGGTTTTTACCTACATTAATCGGTATTCCTCTCGTAGCCAGTGTATCAAAAAATATAAAAAGCGTAGTTAAAATTCATTACAATTTCGTTACTTTCTGA
- a CDS encoding DUF975 family protein: MTRNFKKAALNSLDGKWGVGIGVSALFYFVPTLSASAIATFMYLIFVLFIGIIGPDALFIYSIGGQPQVDPVALAVLILSYIGLGGVCFLIYSLIQGIFNYGYSVFTLHLGKKEDAKVDDVFSGFKKKNVFKSMKLGLLQAIFLFLWSLLLIVPGIIKYFSYSMSYYILVENPDYTASEAMRESKRIMKGQKLKLFVVWLSFIGWFLLAAFIGMFTFNLSFIFISPYYNTTVSHFYLDLIKKQDIGEAKVSI; encoded by the coding sequence ATGACAAGAAATTTTAAGAAAGCAGCACTGAATTCGTTAGATGGAAAATGGGGGGTAGGTATAGGAGTATCAGCTTTATTCTATTTTGTACCAACCTTAAGTGCATCGGCAATCGCCACTTTTATGTATTTAATATTTGTACTGTTTATCGGGATAATTGGCCCTGATGCACTATTTATTTATTCAATTGGTGGGCAACCACAAGTAGATCCAGTAGCACTTGCTGTACTTATTCTAAGTTATATTGGTTTAGGTGGGGTTTGTTTCCTAATTTATAGTCTCATACAAGGTATCTTCAATTATGGATATTCTGTTTTTACTTTACACTTAGGGAAAAAAGAAGATGCTAAGGTAGACGATGTATTTTCGGGATTTAAAAAGAAGAATGTGTTTAAATCAATGAAATTGGGGCTGTTGCAAGCTATTTTTCTTTTTTTATGGAGTCTCTTATTAATTGTTCCAGGTATTATTAAATATTTTTCTTATTCCATGTCGTATTACATATTAGTAGAGAATCCTGATTATACAGCAAGTGAAGCAATGAGAGAAAGTAAAAGAATAATGAAAGGACAAAAACTAAAGTTATTTGTTGTTTGGTTATCATTTATTGGTTGGTTTTTATTAGCTGCATTTATTGGAATGTTTACATTTAATCTATCATTTATTTTTATTTCTCCTTATTACAACACAACTGTCTCACATTTTTACTTAGATTTAATTAAAAAGCAGGATATTGGAGAAGCGAAGGTAAGTATATAA
- a CDS encoding DUF4269 domain-containing protein: MFTSITYLQSGNDKQQKVYDVLNKLNIMEDLALYSPVLCGTIPIRMDTLQSDLDIVMEVHNFDVFEQEMRSLYGSYEGFRIKKKKIKNTESIKVNFEFEGFEFELFAQPKPVRNQNAYRHMIVEHMLLMQHPHIREEILRLKENGLKTEPAFAQVLNINGDPYEALILLGQEMRLW, from the coding sequence ATGTTTACATCTATTACATATTTACAATCAGGGAATGACAAGCAACAAAAAGTATATGATGTTTTAAATAAACTAAACATAATGGAGGATTTAGCTTTGTATAGCCCCGTTCTTTGCGGGACAATTCCTATAAGAATGGATACGCTTCAATCTGACTTAGATATAGTAATGGAAGTACATAACTTTGATGTTTTTGAACAAGAAATGAGATCTTTATATGGCTCTTATGAAGGGTTCAGGATAAAAAAGAAAAAAATTAAAAATACCGAATCGATAAAAGTAAATTTTGAATTTGAAGGTTTTGAATTTGAATTATTTGCTCAGCCTAAGCCAGTTCGTAACCAAAATGCATATAGACATATGATAGTAGAGCACATGTTATTAATGCAGCATCCCCATATAAGGGAAGAAATTCTTCGCTTAAAAGAGAACGGTTTAAAAACAGAGCCTGCTTTTGCTCAAGTATTAAACATTAACGGGGATCCTTATGAAGCACTTATTTTATTAGGGCAGGAAATGAGATTGTGGTAA
- a CDS encoding methyltransferase domain-containing protein, with translation MKIGKFGEVNNLSIDTIRHYMDLSLIIPEKKGGHYFFDEYCQTDLELILHYKDLGFSLNEIKELFFYKNLAKSMNYEKDTFYQSLFKLKYDKMEQEIELLEKKRDKLKRVLHDLLLTNETSNTIIGIDLSVLHLLTCSKCSKKLILQDGIINNNQIIEGKLICNCGEEYIITSGIISAGKLFKANEQTSLENIISDYIHETDNAYLENMHREGEWAKKKLIHLDLNNKLILDIGSGLGFFLRSIYEELPEDCLYIAVDRDFNKLLFLKDVLARKNPRRNILFICADFLNIPIQNRSVDIVIDHSGTSNYSFEHEDFLLHELNQLFKSDCYLLSLFILFKNFSLNSQITNNFRANFTLSKIKKELQNLQFQSIDESTSNYLKRGGKYEDFFVQGEEIYTYSFFGKRWG, from the coding sequence ATGAAAATCGGTAAGTTTGGAGAAGTAAATAACTTAAGTATTGATACAATTAGACATTATATGGATCTCAGTCTCATTATTCCTGAAAAAAAGGGGGGACACTATTTTTTTGATGAGTATTGTCAAACAGATTTAGAACTTATTTTACATTACAAAGACCTAGGATTTAGCTTGAATGAAATTAAAGAACTATTTTTTTATAAAAATTTAGCGAAATCTATGAATTACGAAAAAGATACTTTTTACCAATCTTTATTTAAACTGAAATATGACAAGATGGAACAGGAAATAGAACTTTTGGAGAAGAAACGGGATAAATTAAAGAGAGTGTTACATGATTTATTATTAACAAACGAAACTTCCAATACAATTATAGGGATAGATTTAAGTGTACTACATTTACTGACATGTTCTAAGTGTAGCAAAAAATTAATTCTTCAAGATGGAATTATTAATAACAATCAAATTATTGAAGGAAAGTTAATTTGTAATTGTGGAGAAGAATACATTATTACTTCAGGAATTATATCTGCTGGTAAATTATTTAAAGCAAATGAGCAAACGTCACTTGAAAATATTATTTCGGATTATATTCATGAAACTGATAATGCATATTTGGAAAATATGCATAGAGAAGGGGAATGGGCGAAAAAGAAACTAATACATTTAGATTTAAATAACAAATTAATACTAGATATAGGATCAGGACTTGGGTTCTTTTTGAGGAGCATTTATGAAGAACTACCCGAAGATTGCCTATACATCGCAGTAGATAGAGATTTCAATAAACTTTTATTTTTAAAAGACGTATTAGCGAGAAAAAATCCGAGAAGAAATATTCTCTTTATCTGTGCGGATTTTTTAAACATCCCTATTCAAAATCGGTCAGTAGATATTGTAATTGATCACTCTGGTACGAGCAATTATAGTTTTGAGCATGAGGATTTTTTACTTCACGAATTAAATCAACTTTTTAAATCTGATTGTTATTTATTAAGTTTATTTATTTTATTTAAAAATTTCAGCTTAAATAGCCAAATTACAAATAACTTTCGAGCAAATTTTACACTTTCAAAAATAAAGAAAGAACTCCAAAATCTACAGTTTCAATCCATTGATGAAAGTACTTCAAATTATTTGAAACGAGGCGGAAAGTACGAGGATTTCTTTGTTCAAGGTGAAGAAATTTATACATATTCATTTTTTGGAAAAAGATGGGGTTAA
- a CDS encoding MFS transporter — MASLRLHIENKKSNQELRNICLYAIAKTVSIFGSSIYSFALGLYVLQITGSALNFAITLILGTIPMIVMNPFAGVIADKVDKKKLVVCMDVLSGCLLITVYILSGYYGLNLFIIYTTTFLMTVFTTFFGIGLEAAKPNIVSKERLMSLNSISKIIDSISLILGPMLGGIVFAVFDMKTFIIINGISFVLSAISILFINFKLCEQYINKESSIREINFIKDIKEGYSYLMERESLKNTFRILISLNFFLGFAVTVPLPYIMNTVLNLSSKHFGLIQGTFPIGMIVGAIIVKKITNRFSYSYLLKKISFMVAIFMIVSGAPVLFKSIEVNKIVFVTMYCAIMFFLGLMIALIDIPLIYFMQREIPDEYRGRVLSIGLSLGKMMQPIALALSGLLLNHIPAYTLPIGGGIVFLILNQAYSSKLNLEIHSKGYSVERN, encoded by the coding sequence ATGGCAAGTTTACGGTTACATATAGAAAATAAAAAAAGCAACCAAGAACTAAGAAATATTTGTTTATATGCAATTGCAAAAACCGTATCAATATTCGGTAGCTCTATTTATAGTTTCGCCTTAGGATTGTATGTATTACAAATAACCGGATCGGCTTTAAATTTCGCGATTACGCTTATTTTAGGAACGATTCCAATGATTGTTATGAATCCATTTGCCGGTGTAATTGCTGATAAGGTTGATAAAAAGAAACTCGTCGTTTGTATGGATGTACTAAGCGGATGCTTATTAATAACTGTTTATATATTAAGCGGCTATTATGGGTTAAACTTATTCATCATTTATACTACTACCTTTCTTATGACAGTATTTACAACATTTTTTGGAATAGGTTTAGAGGCTGCAAAACCAAATATCGTCTCTAAAGAGAGACTAATGAGTCTTAACTCTATAAGTAAAATTATCGACTCTATATCTTTAATTCTAGGGCCTATGTTAGGGGGCATTGTTTTTGCAGTCTTTGATATGAAAACTTTTATAATTATTAACGGTATTTCATTTGTCCTTTCGGCTATATCCATATTGTTTATCAACTTTAAATTGTGCGAGCAATACATAAATAAGGAAAGTTCAATAAGGGAAATTAATTTTATTAAAGATATAAAGGAGGGATACTCTTACTTAATGGAGCGGGAAAGCTTAAAAAATACGTTTCGTATTTTAATTTCACTTAATTTTTTCCTAGGATTTGCTGTAACTGTTCCATTGCCATACATTATGAATACAGTTCTCAATCTTAGTTCTAAACATTTTGGTTTGATCCAAGGGACTTTTCCAATAGGTATGATAGTTGGTGCAATAATAGTAAAAAAGATAACGAATCGTTTTTCTTATTCCTATCTATTGAAAAAAATAAGTTTTATGGTGGCAATTTTTATGATAGTTTCAGGTGCACCTGTTCTATTTAAAAGTATTGAAGTGAATAAAATTGTATTTGTGACTATGTACTGCGCCATTATGTTCTTTTTAGGGTTAATGATAGCATTAATTGATATCCCTTTAATTTATTTTATGCAAAGAGAGATTCCAGATGAATATAGGGGCAGAGTACTTAGTATTGGATTAAGTTTAGGTAAAATGATGCAACCGATAGCACTGGCATTATCAGGTCTATTATTAAATCATATTCCAGCCTACACGCTTCCAATTGGAGGAGGGATCGTATTTCTTATTTTGAATCAGGCTTATTCAAGTAAATTGAATTTAGAAATTCATTCAAAAGGGTATAGTGTTGAACGTAATTAA